The Vigna angularis cultivar LongXiaoDou No.4 chromosome 9, ASM1680809v1, whole genome shotgun sequence DNA window CCATTCAAAGGGATGATGAGTAATCACCAGTCCTTCTCCATGTAACAGCAATTGGACTCCTCACAACGTGACTTCCATCAGTCCATTCAATTGACCCAAAACTGTCAGAATTATCGGACGTGACTCTACCAAAAGCAACCTCAAATGCCTGTGTCTTGTTTTCATCACTGAAAACAAGTGTGCTGGGGGACACTGTAACAGCAACACCAGGTGGAGCATTTACTTTCACAGTGTAAACAGCATCAACAACACTTCCCACATTAGTAACAACCCTTTTATACTTGACCAAATCATTTCCCCCACCCAACTGCACAGAGAAAGAAGGGTAATTCAAATCACCGGGACTAGCCAACCTCCCAGTCCTACCCACTTTCCCTTCACAAACGTTTGCAGCAGCAGGCTCTCTAGTGAAAACCGCAATCTGATTAGCATCGTACCCAATTGAGCACAAAAACGCCAAATAGTCATTAGTATCAGAATCATAAACCAAGCCAGGGTTAAGAGCCCTGTTGGGATCAACATGACCAGCTCCATGTGTAAACGGATTTGAGTCCTTCCCAGTTCCAAGATCCTTAATATTCTCTCCAGAATTATCCACATTATAAGCAGTTGTGATCAAAGCAGACTTGACAGCCGCAGGTGACCACTCGGGATAGGCTTTCCTAAGCAATGCAGCGATGCCACTGGCATGAGGACAAGACATAGAAGTTCCCGAAATAATGTTAAACTCAACCCTCCTAGGATCAAGGTCCAAATCCGTAGGCCCCACTCTCCCAGTCCACCCTGCCAAAATGTTAACACCAGGAGCAATGACATCAGGTTTGAGAATCTCCGGCGTGAGACGGTTGGGTCCACGGCTAGAAAATGAAGCAACTTGAGGAGCAGAGGGAGAATCCCCAATCACAGTTCCTTTAAACTCAATAGTCGCAGTTGGGTACTGACTCAACCTTACATACTCCTTGATCTCATCCCCTGCAATTTGACCCACCATGGTAGCTGGCAAAAGATGTGCATCAGCAAGAAGCTCTTCACCATTCTCGGCAGGGTTAGTCAAAATCATTCCCAACCCACCGGCAAGCTTCACTGCACTCCCCTTCTCAACCCTAGCATTCCCACCCCTGTCGCAAACAACAATCTTCCCCTGCACTTTAGAAGGTATCAGAGACCCCAGGTAACAGTACCTGTTCCCAGCATCTTTAGCATATATTAATCGAAGCTTAAAATCAGGCAAACTTTCACCGTAATACAGAGACACCCCACCGAAAACCCTTCCATCTCCGAGGACAACATTAGCAGGAAATTCTCGATCGATTGTGGAAGCTCCAACGGTTAAAATCCACGGTGCAATGTTCACAGCAGTGGAGGGACCAGGCCCTGAGTTCCCAGCGGAACACGAAACCAGAACATTGTGACGAGCAGCGCCAAAAGCTCCCAAAGCGATCGAATCACGGAAATACTGCGGCGAGTAACCTGACGCGCCGACGGAGAGCGAAATCACGTGAACTCCGTCGGCGACAGCCTCGTCCATGGCGGCAAGGATATCGGAATCAAAGCAACCGTATTTCCAGCAGATCTTGTAAGCGGCGATTCTGGCTTTTGTGGCCATTCCTCTGGCTTCGCCTTGAGCGTAATGAAACAAACTCGCGTTGGAAACGACGGCGCCTGCTGCTGTGGAAGAGGTGTGCGTGCCGTGGCCTTCGGTGTCTCGCGGAGACTTCGATTCCTCGGTTTCATCGATCGGTCCATCGAGGTAGGCTTCGTAGCCTTTGTAAAAGGCTTTGGCGCCGATTATTTTTCTATTGCAGGAGGAAGCGGGGAAGTCGCGTGAGGCTTCGCAAGATCCTTTCCATGTGGAGGGAACAGGAGAGAGGTTGTCGTCGTTGAAGCTCCTCAGCTCCGGCCATATCCCGGTGTCCAGGACGCCGATGACGACGTCATCCGCGTAGTCAGAGTTGGGCCAGAGGCCGAAGGAGTCGGCGAGGCCGAGGAACCGCGGGGTGTGGGTGGTGTGGGGGTGGCGGACCTGGTCAGGCTCGACCGCGAGGACGGCGGGGTGGCTGCGGAGGTGAGAGAGCTGTGAGGGCGTGATACGGACGGAGAAgccggcggcggcggcggagtAGGTGTAGAGGAGGGTGGCTGTGTGGGGGGAGGTAGGGAGGGAGCGGACGATGGAAGTGTACCAGTGGTGGTGTGTGGAGAAAAGCGTGGGCTTCTGCGATTGCGCCACGTGGACTATGTAGGTTTGTGGAGCGTCCGATGAGGATGAGACAGAAAGAAGAACAGAGAGAAGTATAAGAAAGAGGAAAGATAGATGAGAAGAAGCCATGAGCAGTGAGAGTGTGTAGTGTTCCTTCAGAATTGGAGCAAGTTTGGTTTAATAAGGTTGTTGTGTCGCATAGGTTTGGGTTCGGTTTTATTGGTTGGGTTTCCGTTGATGAAGATAGATCACTACGGTACgtatttaaactaaaaacagGGGAAGGTGAAGAGTCGTTcctgaaataataataattggatAATTAAAAGGTATGGGAGAACGTGGGGCCCACCAAAGAAGATACCCCATAATTGAAGGACGCATGGCCCTTCAAGGTTTGCTCATTTAGATTTTTTGCTGTCTGTGTAAAACAAtgctattttgttttttacccCAAAAGATTCCACACAAATTATTTTGGCTAGGGTTCCATCTCCATCTTGTGTGTTTGTGAGAGATATTAAAGATTGGACTTGCGTAGCAATTTGGTAGTAGTTGACAAGAACGTTGTCCCttaatatgatattatgttaatttctttctattttctaaaataaaaaattaaacttttttaatggATACGATATTGgattaattttacaatattattttaacgttatgaaatttaaagttttattttttacaattaagctttttgtattttgaattttagtACATTTATGTCATAAGTATGTAAAATACTTTGAAAAGCTGTATAGAGTTAtaagatgaaaataatttatgggttttagaatatatttaaaattataaaagataatgaaaaattataagaaaaaaatgatttggatAACTAATATTGACAAGAAAGGCCCCATCGAATAAGGAAGTAGATACCAATTCATTGCGTGGACATAACCAGTCTCGTAACATTTTAGGGCCTTttagttttgtttcttttttcacGCATCGTATGTGGTTTCCACTACATTTTCAAA harbors:
- the LOC108347594 gene encoding subtilisin-like protease SBT1.4 — protein: MASSHLSFLFLILLSVLLSVSSSSDAPQTYIVHVAQSQKPTLFSTHHHWYTSIVRSLPTSPHTATLLYTYSAAAAGFSVRITPSQLSHLRSHPAVLAVEPDQVRHPHTTHTPRFLGLADSFGLWPNSDYADDVVIGVLDTGIWPELRSFNDDNLSPVPSTWKGSCEASRDFPASSCNRKIIGAKAFYKGYEAYLDGPIDETEESKSPRDTEGHGTHTSSTAAGAVVSNASLFHYAQGEARGMATKARIAAYKICWKYGCFDSDILAAMDEAVADGVHVISLSVGASGYSPQYFRDSIALGAFGAARHNVLVSCSAGNSGPGPSTAVNIAPWILTVGASTIDREFPANVVLGDGRVFGGVSLYYGESLPDFKLRLIYAKDAGNRYCYLGSLIPSKVQGKIVVCDRGGNARVEKGSAVKLAGGLGMILTNPAENGEELLADAHLLPATMVGQIAGDEIKEYVRLSQYPTATIEFKGTVIGDSPSAPQVASFSSRGPNRLTPEILKPDVIAPGVNILAGWTGRVGPTDLDLDPRRVEFNIISGTSMSCPHASGIAALLRKAYPEWSPAAVKSALITTAYNVDNSGENIKDLGTGKDSNPFTHGAGHVDPNRALNPGLVYDSDTNDYLAFLCSIGYDANQIAVFTREPAAANVCEGKVGRTGRLASPGDLNYPSFSVQLGGGNDLVKYKRVVTNVGSVVDAVYTVKVNAPPGVAVTVSPSTLVFSDENKTQAFEVAFGRVTSDNSDSFGSIEWTDGSHVVRSPIAVTWRRTGDYSSSL